A region from the Vicia villosa cultivar HV-30 ecotype Madison, WI linkage group LG3, Vvil1.0, whole genome shotgun sequence genome encodes:
- the LOC131662148 gene encoding uncharacterized protein LOC131662148 isoform X6, with protein sequence MTSFLIDYTKQNVEKLLNEALKELRYICCFTCIANDFEEEKVWLEAERTSVGQRVKVAKRRGEDVQANALFWEEEADKLIREDTKTKQKCFFGLCPHCLWRYKRGKELENKKDQIKKFMETGKELAIGLPATLPDVERYSSRHYISFKSRESKYKELLDALEDDTNYIIGLQGMGGTGKTTLAKEVGKKLKQSKQFTCIIDTTVSFSPDIKKIQDDIAGPLGMKFDDCSESDRPKKLWKRLTNGEKILLILDDVWGDIDFEEIGIPYSDNHKGCRVLVTTRNVLVCNRLGCSKTIRLELLSEEDAWEMFKHHAGLTEISTQSLLDKGRKIANECKRLPIAIAAIASSLKGKQHREEWDMALKSLQKHVSMHDDVVDDDDLFKIYECLKFSYDNMNDGKAKRLFLLCSVFREDEEISIERLIRLGIGAGLFGENYGNYEDARSQVVISKNKLIDSCLLLEVDQKRVKMHDLVRDAAQRIAIKEIQTIKLYDKNQKAMVEREKNVKYLLWEGKLKSVLSCKLDSSKLQILIVIMYKDGDFHKEKTEVPDSFFENISGLRCFHLCSDFYGATLSLPPSIQSLKNIRSLLFKCVDLGDISIFGSLQSLETLDLDNCKINEFPNELAKLHNLRLLYLKSCDIIRNNPFEVIEECSSLEELYFIHSFNDCCQEITFPMLQRFIVDDDWRFVDDSLSKCLSILHQENRNLLSEKKLKDCMQAVEVLRLRKLRWGWINIIPEIVSMDNGMNDLVELRLSYISQLKCLIDTKRGNSQATSVFSKLVVLQLEEMESLEELCNGPLSFDSFKNLEKLTIKYCNQLRSLFMCNLNLCNLKSLLLIGCPMLFSLFQLTTSRSLVSLEELKILWCRHLEYIITDERKEKESRGEIVADDENDSKRSHKSMFPKLKDLKIDMCCGLEFILPFLSIQDLPSLESFTISYCEKLQYIFGQYVQLGSLKQMILHSLPNLINIFPKCHLTTSSSISRDASKPEKQSEPMKRTVFLWRDICCFGKKNWHKSTSSTSTETPLVSEDKQPDCLIASESDSNSFKIWERVQCLLTQSLFMWNIKEIELVNISKIESIFILSIAPRILLETLTIRYCNNLKHIIIDTGDYESGGNNWHNIFPKLKEVRVEGCMKLKYIFGHYSEAHQNHNEIHLYLPALERLVLRNLPKLVTTCSKHYRTTYPLLEYLVVEKCSQFAIKSIGDLTIPLVSKSLDTTIKKQELNGNMDHFLALKSLRVYDCKVENIYFLNEVHEQQMNLGLQYIELHDLPTTTCLLVGPKNSFSLNHLTRIKIFRCEKLEIVFSTSLLRCLPQFLFLRIQECKELKHIIKDDLKNENSTNFQSTNTYFPKLEILCVVNCNKLKYVFQTSVCKVLPNLKALMIRESYELEEIFKSEGDDQNLEIPNLNVVAFINLPNLCKDQEVHFEGVNYRLVRNCHKLSLTSASKSDRIGNIIYFVDKIDTEIFMELSILLQPLKEVYKSQYTCNENTSSEITQEFAAGVEAETTPGQILTSSQVLMNEQSMDQQLLMNQQHSLRETDDTTIKPQKQRMSHLYN encoded by the exons ATGACGAGTTTTCTGATTGATTACACGAAGCAAAATGTAGAGAAATTGTTAAATGAAGCGCTGAAAGAATTACGTTATATATGTTGCTTCACTTGCATTGctaatgattttgaagaagaaaaagTCTGGTTGGAAGCAGAAAGGACATCTGTTGGGCAGCGTGTTAAGGTTGCAAAAAGAAGAGGAGAAGATGTTCAAGCTAATGCTCTTTTTTGGGAAGAAGAAGCTGATAAGCTCATTCGAGAAGacaccaaaacaaaacaaaaatgtttttttggaTTATGTCCTCATTGCTTATGGCGATACAAAAGGGGAAAGGAACTGGAAAATAAGAAAGACCAAATAAAAAAGTTTATGGAAACTGGAAAGGAACTTGCAATCGGCCTCCCTGCTACTCTTCCAGATGTTGAACGTTATTCATCCCGACACTATATCTCTTTTAAAAGTAGAGAATCCAAATATAAAGAGCTTCTGGATGCACTGGAAGACGACACCAATTATATAATCGGGTTGCAAGGGATGGGGGGTACAGGAAAAACTACATTGGCCAAAGAAGTGGGTAAGAAACTTAAGCAATCCAAACAATTTACGTGCATTATTGATACAACAGTATCATTTTCTCCTGATATTAAAAAGATTCAAGATGATATTGCTGGACCCTTGGGAATGAAATTTGATGACTGTAGTGAATCAGATAGACCCAAAAAACTATGGAAAAGATTAACTaatggtgaaaagattcttctaATATTGGATGATGTTTGGGGAGATATTGATTTTGAAGAAATAGGGATTCCATATAGTGACAATCACAAAGGTTGTCGAGTTCTTGTAACCACGCGCAATGTGTTGGTATGCAACAGATTAGGATGCAGTAAGACAATCAGATTGGAgctcttatctgaagaagatgcGTGGGAAATGTTCAAACATCATGCTGGTCTTACTGAAATTTCAACTCAAAGTTTGCTCGACAAGGGTCGTAAAATTGCAAATGAGTGCAAAAGATTACCAATTGCAATAGCGGCGATCGCTAGTAGTTTGAAAGGAAAACAACATCGGGAAGAATGGGACATGGCCTTAAAATCCTTGCAAAAACATGTGTCAATGCACGatgatgttgttgatgatgatgatttgtttaaaatatatgagTGCTTGAAATTTAGCTATGATAATATGAATGATGGAAAGGCCAAAAGACTATTCCTTTTGTGTTCTGTATTTCgagaagatgaagaaatttctattgaaaGATTAATAAGACTGGGCATAGGAGCTGGCCTTTTTGGGGAAAATTATGGCAACTACGAAGATGCTCGAAGTCAAGTAGTTATATCCAAAAATAAACTCATAGATTCTTGTTTATTGTTGGAGGTAGATCAAAAGAGAGTGAAAATGCATGACTTGGTTCGTGATGCAGCCCAAAGGATTGCGATTAAAGAGATCCAAACAATAAAGTTGTATGATAAAAATCAAAAGGCAATGGTTGAAAGGGAGAAGAATGTTAAATATTTGTTATGGGAAGGAAAACTAAAGAGCGTGCTTTCATGCAAGCTTGATAGTTCAAAGCTCCAAATTCTAATTGTTATCATGTATAAGGACGGTGATTTCCATAAAGAGAAAACCGAAGTCCCAGactcattttttgaaaatattagcGGTCTTCGATGTTTTCACTTATGTAGTGATTTTTATGGAGCAACTCTATCATTACCTCCATCAATTCAATCTTTGAAGAATATTCGATCTCTTCTTTTTAAGTGTGTTGATTTGGGTGATATCTCTATTTTCGGAAGTCTGCAAAGTCTTGAGACACttgatttggataattgtaaAATCAATGAATTTCCAAATGAACTTGCAAAACTACACAATCTTAGATTGTTGTACTTGAAAAGTTGTGATATTATAAGGAATAATCCATTTGAAGTGATTGAAGAATGCTCCTCACTCGAAGAGTTGTATTTCATACACAGTTTTAATGATTGTTGCCAAGAAATAACCTTTCCAATGCTACAAAGATTTATAGTGGATGATGATTGGAGGTTTGTGGATGATTCACTATCAAAATGCTTGTCTATTTTACATCAAGAAAATAGAAATTTATTGTCTGAAAAAAAACTCAAGGATTGTATGCAAGCAGTAGAGGTTCTTAGACTAAGAAAACTTCGGTGGGGATGGATAAATATCATACCTGAGATTGTTTCTATGGATAATGGTATGAATGATCTCGTCGAGCTTAGATTGAGTTACATTTCACAACTTAAGTGTCTCATTGACACTAAGCGTGGAAATTCTCAAGCAACATCTGTCTTCTCCAAGTTGGTTGTATTACAATTGGAAGAAATGGAAAGTTTGGAAGAATTGTGCAATGGTCCTCTTTCTTTTGATTCATTCAAGAATTTAGAGAAGCTGACCATCAAGTATTGCAATCAGTTGCGAAGCTTATTTATGTGCAACTTAAATCTCTGCAATCTAAAGAGCTTGTTATTGATAGGATGTCCGATGTTGTTCTCTCTATTTCAACTTACTACTTCTCGTAGCCTAGTGTCATTGGAGGAATTGAAAAtactttggtgcaggcatcttgAATACATAATAACAGacgaaagaaaagagaaagaatcgAGAGGAGAAATAGTTGCTGATGATGAAAATGATAGCAAGAGGAGTCACAAATCAATGTTTCCAAAACTTAAAGATCTTAAAATTGATATGTGTTGTGGGTTAGAATTTATACTTCCATTTCTATCTATTCAGGATCTTCCGTCACTTGAATCTTTTACAATAAGTTATTGTGAGAAGCTGCAATACATATTTGGCCAATATGTACAACTTGGTTCTCTAAAACAAATGATTCTTCATTCTTTGcccaatttaataaatatttttccaaaatgtCATCTTACCACATCTTCTTCCATTTCTAGAGATGCCTCCAAGCCAGAAAAACAATCAGAACCTATGAAACGCACTGTCTTTTTATGGAGAGATATATGTTGCTTTGGTAAAAAAAACTGGCACAAATCCACGAGTTCTACGAGTACTGAAACCCCATTGGTTTCTGAAGATAAACAGCCGGATTGCTTAATAGCTTCG GAATCCGATTCCAATTCCTTCAAGATATGGGAACGTGTTCAATGTCTTTTGACACAATCACTCTTCATGTGGAATATTAAAGAGATTGAATTAGTTAATATTTCAAAGATAGAATCAATATTTATCCTATCTATTGCTCCAAGAATATTGTTGGAAACTTTGACAATTAGGTACTGTAATAATTTGAAGCACATAATAATAGACACCGGAGATTATGAAAGTGGTGGCAACAACTGGCACAATATCTTCCCAAAATTAAAAGAGGTCAGGGTCGAAGGTTGCATGAAGTTAAAATACATATTTGGACATTACTCGGAGGCTCATCAAAACCATAATGAGATTCACCTTTATCTTCCAGCTTTGGAACGTCTCGTTCTTAGGAATCTGCCAAAGTTAGTCACCACGTGTTCCAAACATTATCGCACAACATATCCACTTTTGGAATATCTTGTAGTTGAGAAGTGCTCACAGTTTGCTATCAAATCTATTGGCGATCTCACAATTCCTTTGGTTTCAAAATCTCTCGACACTACAATCAAGAAG CAGGAATTGAATGGGAACATGGATCATTTTCTTGCTTTAAAAAGTCTCAGGGTGTATGATTGCAAAgtagaaaatatatattttctgaaTGAAGTACATGAACAACAAATGAACTTAGGTTTGCAGTACATTGAGTTGCATGATCTTCCTACGACAACTTGTTTGTTGGTTGGTCCCAAAAATTCATTTTCCCTCAATCACCTTACACGGATAAAAATCTTCCGATGCGAAAAATTGGAAATTGTGTTTTCCACTTCTCTATTAAGATGCCTACCACAATTTCTTTTTCTGAGAATACAAGAATGCAAAGAGTTGAAGCATATTATTAAAGATGATTTGAAGAATGAAAATTCCACAAATTTTCAGTCTACAAACACATACTTCCCAAAGCTAGAAATACTTTGTGTGGTAAACTGCAACAAGCTCAAATACGTCTTTCAGACTTCCGTATGCAAAGTGCTTCCAAATCTAAAGGCTCTGATGATAAGAGAATCATATGAGCTAGAAGAAATATTCAAAAGTGAAGGTGATGATCAAAATCTTGAGATTCCAAATCTGAATGTTGTAGCATTCATCAATCTGCCAAACCTCTGCAAAGATCAGGAAGTGCATTTTGAGGGTGTAAATTATCGTCTTGTACGTAATTGTCATAAACTCTCTCTGACTTCAGCGTCAAAATCCGACCGGATTGGTaacattatttattttgttgacaAAATAG ATACTGAAATCTTTATGGAATTGTCGATTCTATTGCAACCATTAAAAGAAGTGTACAAAAGCCAGTACACCTGTAATGAAAATACAAGTTCAGAAATCACTCAAGAATTTGCAGCTGGGGTTGAAGCGGAAACAACACCAGGACAGATATTGACTTCTTCACAG GTGTTGATGAATGAACAATCAATGGATCAACAACTTTTGATGAACCAACAACACTCACTTCGAGAAACTGATGATACTACCATCAAACCACAG AAACAAAGAATGAGCCACCTATACAATTAG
- the LOC131662148 gene encoding uncharacterized protein LOC131662148 isoform X5, which translates to MTSFLIDYTKQNVEKLLNEALKELRYICCFTCIANDFEEEKVWLEAERTSVGQRVKVAKRRGEDVQANALFWEEEADKLIREDTKTKQKCFFGLCPHCLWRYKRGKELENKKDQIKKFMETGKELAIGLPATLPDVERYSSRHYISFKSRESKYKELLDALEDDTNYIIGLQGMGGTGKTTLAKEVGKKLKQSKQFTCIIDTTVSFSPDIKKIQDDIAGPLGMKFDDCSESDRPKKLWKRLTNGEKILLILDDVWGDIDFEEIGIPYSDNHKGCRVLVTTRNVLVCNRLGCSKTIRLELLSEEDAWEMFKHHAGLTEISTQSLLDKGRKIANECKRLPIAIAAIASSLKGKQHREEWDMALKSLQKHVSMHDDVVDDDDLFKIYECLKFSYDNMNDGKAKRLFLLCSVFREDEEISIERLIRLGIGAGLFGENYGNYEDARSQVVISKNKLIDSCLLLEVDQKRVKMHDLVRDAAQRIAIKEIQTIKLYDKNQKAMVEREKNVKYLLWEGKLKSVLSCKLDSSKLQILIVIMYKDGDFHKEKTEVPDSFFENISGLRCFHLCSDFYGATLSLPPSIQSLKNIRSLLFKCVDLGDISIFGSLQSLETLDLDNCKINEFPNELAKLHNLRLLYLKSCDIIRNNPFEVIEECSSLEELYFIHSFNDCCQEITFPMLQRFIVDDDWRFVDDSLSKCLSILHQENRNLLSEKKLKDCMQAVEVLRLRKLRWGWINIIPEIVSMDNGMNDLVELRLSYISQLKCLIDTKRGNSQATSVFSKLVVLQLEEMESLEELCNGPLSFDSFKNLEKLTIKYCNQLRSLFMCNLNLCNLKSLLLIGCPMLFSLFQLTTSRSLVSLEELKILWCRHLEYIITDERKEKESRGEIVADDENDSKRSHKSMFPKLKDLKIDMCCGLEFILPFLSIQDLPSLESFTISYCEKLQYIFGQYVQLGSLKQMILHSLPNLINIFPKCHLTTSSSISRDASKPEKQSEPMKRTVFLWRDICCFGKKNWHKSTSSTSTETPLVSEDKQPDCLIASESDSNSFKIWERVQCLLTQSLFMWNIKEIELVNISKIESIFILSIAPRILLETLTIRYCNNLKHIIIDTGDYESGGNNWHNIFPKLKEVRVEGCMKLKYIFGHYSEAHQNHNEIHLYLPALERLVLRNLPKLVTTCSKHYRTTYPLLEYLVVEKCSQFAIKSIGDLTIPLVSKSLDTTIKKQELNGNMDHFLALKSLRVYDCKVENIYFLNEVHEQQMNLGLQYIELHDLPTTTCLLVGPKNSFSLNHLTRIKIFRCEKLEIVFSTSLLRCLPQFLFLRIQECKELKHIIKDDLKNENSTNFQSTNTYFPKLEILCVVNCNKLKYVFQTSVCKVLPNLKALMIRESYELEEIFKSEGDDQNLEIPNLNVVAFINLPNLCKDQEVHFEGVNYRLVRNCHKLSLTSASKSDRIGNIIYFVDKIDTEIFMELSILLQPLKEVYKSQYTCNENTSSEITQEFAAGVEAETTPGQILTSSQVLMNEQSMDQQLLMNQQHSLRETDDTTIKPQLAGSTTQEKYLAANSSSISETKNEPPIQLVAPKQKGIEISDEEGITSTNVETLTSSTHSKSDSSSSPHLELVSSSSDPLITSEFKPSSEKDGDCQIATTSLPIATSEKFFEGEVSLNIFPESNDEVSLNDDAFIKVISSNVKEENPKEGDIGVSKSNPSSSIISTIASQFPSISSKEEPSQMDEDLSSTLAVTRELEQLASKQHLNHENLYLLNDFLAKHPSLCLRDNSLSNRYKGYAYNLLAELLKFLQTHSVLDVLGSRRSELVELLQDVRSFAFDKDWLDGVERRIIHQEAVLNAPIGY; encoded by the exons ATGACGAGTTTTCTGATTGATTACACGAAGCAAAATGTAGAGAAATTGTTAAATGAAGCGCTGAAAGAATTACGTTATATATGTTGCTTCACTTGCATTGctaatgattttgaagaagaaaaagTCTGGTTGGAAGCAGAAAGGACATCTGTTGGGCAGCGTGTTAAGGTTGCAAAAAGAAGAGGAGAAGATGTTCAAGCTAATGCTCTTTTTTGGGAAGAAGAAGCTGATAAGCTCATTCGAGAAGacaccaaaacaaaacaaaaatgtttttttggaTTATGTCCTCATTGCTTATGGCGATACAAAAGGGGAAAGGAACTGGAAAATAAGAAAGACCAAATAAAAAAGTTTATGGAAACTGGAAAGGAACTTGCAATCGGCCTCCCTGCTACTCTTCCAGATGTTGAACGTTATTCATCCCGACACTATATCTCTTTTAAAAGTAGAGAATCCAAATATAAAGAGCTTCTGGATGCACTGGAAGACGACACCAATTATATAATCGGGTTGCAAGGGATGGGGGGTACAGGAAAAACTACATTGGCCAAAGAAGTGGGTAAGAAACTTAAGCAATCCAAACAATTTACGTGCATTATTGATACAACAGTATCATTTTCTCCTGATATTAAAAAGATTCAAGATGATATTGCTGGACCCTTGGGAATGAAATTTGATGACTGTAGTGAATCAGATAGACCCAAAAAACTATGGAAAAGATTAACTaatggtgaaaagattcttctaATATTGGATGATGTTTGGGGAGATATTGATTTTGAAGAAATAGGGATTCCATATAGTGACAATCACAAAGGTTGTCGAGTTCTTGTAACCACGCGCAATGTGTTGGTATGCAACAGATTAGGATGCAGTAAGACAATCAGATTGGAgctcttatctgaagaagatgcGTGGGAAATGTTCAAACATCATGCTGGTCTTACTGAAATTTCAACTCAAAGTTTGCTCGACAAGGGTCGTAAAATTGCAAATGAGTGCAAAAGATTACCAATTGCAATAGCGGCGATCGCTAGTAGTTTGAAAGGAAAACAACATCGGGAAGAATGGGACATGGCCTTAAAATCCTTGCAAAAACATGTGTCAATGCACGatgatgttgttgatgatgatgatttgtttaaaatatatgagTGCTTGAAATTTAGCTATGATAATATGAATGATGGAAAGGCCAAAAGACTATTCCTTTTGTGTTCTGTATTTCgagaagatgaagaaatttctattgaaaGATTAATAAGACTGGGCATAGGAGCTGGCCTTTTTGGGGAAAATTATGGCAACTACGAAGATGCTCGAAGTCAAGTAGTTATATCCAAAAATAAACTCATAGATTCTTGTTTATTGTTGGAGGTAGATCAAAAGAGAGTGAAAATGCATGACTTGGTTCGTGATGCAGCCCAAAGGATTGCGATTAAAGAGATCCAAACAATAAAGTTGTATGATAAAAATCAAAAGGCAATGGTTGAAAGGGAGAAGAATGTTAAATATTTGTTATGGGAAGGAAAACTAAAGAGCGTGCTTTCATGCAAGCTTGATAGTTCAAAGCTCCAAATTCTAATTGTTATCATGTATAAGGACGGTGATTTCCATAAAGAGAAAACCGAAGTCCCAGactcattttttgaaaatattagcGGTCTTCGATGTTTTCACTTATGTAGTGATTTTTATGGAGCAACTCTATCATTACCTCCATCAATTCAATCTTTGAAGAATATTCGATCTCTTCTTTTTAAGTGTGTTGATTTGGGTGATATCTCTATTTTCGGAAGTCTGCAAAGTCTTGAGACACttgatttggataattgtaaAATCAATGAATTTCCAAATGAACTTGCAAAACTACACAATCTTAGATTGTTGTACTTGAAAAGTTGTGATATTATAAGGAATAATCCATTTGAAGTGATTGAAGAATGCTCCTCACTCGAAGAGTTGTATTTCATACACAGTTTTAATGATTGTTGCCAAGAAATAACCTTTCCAATGCTACAAAGATTTATAGTGGATGATGATTGGAGGTTTGTGGATGATTCACTATCAAAATGCTTGTCTATTTTACATCAAGAAAATAGAAATTTATTGTCTGAAAAAAAACTCAAGGATTGTATGCAAGCAGTAGAGGTTCTTAGACTAAGAAAACTTCGGTGGGGATGGATAAATATCATACCTGAGATTGTTTCTATGGATAATGGTATGAATGATCTCGTCGAGCTTAGATTGAGTTACATTTCACAACTTAAGTGTCTCATTGACACTAAGCGTGGAAATTCTCAAGCAACATCTGTCTTCTCCAAGTTGGTTGTATTACAATTGGAAGAAATGGAAAGTTTGGAAGAATTGTGCAATGGTCCTCTTTCTTTTGATTCATTCAAGAATTTAGAGAAGCTGACCATCAAGTATTGCAATCAGTTGCGAAGCTTATTTATGTGCAACTTAAATCTCTGCAATCTAAAGAGCTTGTTATTGATAGGATGTCCGATGTTGTTCTCTCTATTTCAACTTACTACTTCTCGTAGCCTAGTGTCATTGGAGGAATTGAAAAtactttggtgcaggcatcttgAATACATAATAACAGacgaaagaaaagagaaagaatcgAGAGGAGAAATAGTTGCTGATGATGAAAATGATAGCAAGAGGAGTCACAAATCAATGTTTCCAAAACTTAAAGATCTTAAAATTGATATGTGTTGTGGGTTAGAATTTATACTTCCATTTCTATCTATTCAGGATCTTCCGTCACTTGAATCTTTTACAATAAGTTATTGTGAGAAGCTGCAATACATATTTGGCCAATATGTACAACTTGGTTCTCTAAAACAAATGATTCTTCATTCTTTGcccaatttaataaatatttttccaaaatgtCATCTTACCACATCTTCTTCCATTTCTAGAGATGCCTCCAAGCCAGAAAAACAATCAGAACCTATGAAACGCACTGTCTTTTTATGGAGAGATATATGTTGCTTTGGTAAAAAAAACTGGCACAAATCCACGAGTTCTACGAGTACTGAAACCCCATTGGTTTCTGAAGATAAACAGCCGGATTGCTTAATAGCTTCG GAATCCGATTCCAATTCCTTCAAGATATGGGAACGTGTTCAATGTCTTTTGACACAATCACTCTTCATGTGGAATATTAAAGAGATTGAATTAGTTAATATTTCAAAGATAGAATCAATATTTATCCTATCTATTGCTCCAAGAATATTGTTGGAAACTTTGACAATTAGGTACTGTAATAATTTGAAGCACATAATAATAGACACCGGAGATTATGAAAGTGGTGGCAACAACTGGCACAATATCTTCCCAAAATTAAAAGAGGTCAGGGTCGAAGGTTGCATGAAGTTAAAATACATATTTGGACATTACTCGGAGGCTCATCAAAACCATAATGAGATTCACCTTTATCTTCCAGCTTTGGAACGTCTCGTTCTTAGGAATCTGCCAAAGTTAGTCACCACGTGTTCCAAACATTATCGCACAACATATCCACTTTTGGAATATCTTGTAGTTGAGAAGTGCTCACAGTTTGCTATCAAATCTATTGGCGATCTCACAATTCCTTTGGTTTCAAAATCTCTCGACACTACAATCAAGAAG CAGGAATTGAATGGGAACATGGATCATTTTCTTGCTTTAAAAAGTCTCAGGGTGTATGATTGCAAAgtagaaaatatatattttctgaaTGAAGTACATGAACAACAAATGAACTTAGGTTTGCAGTACATTGAGTTGCATGATCTTCCTACGACAACTTGTTTGTTGGTTGGTCCCAAAAATTCATTTTCCCTCAATCACCTTACACGGATAAAAATCTTCCGATGCGAAAAATTGGAAATTGTGTTTTCCACTTCTCTATTAAGATGCCTACCACAATTTCTTTTTCTGAGAATACAAGAATGCAAAGAGTTGAAGCATATTATTAAAGATGATTTGAAGAATGAAAATTCCACAAATTTTCAGTCTACAAACACATACTTCCCAAAGCTAGAAATACTTTGTGTGGTAAACTGCAACAAGCTCAAATACGTCTTTCAGACTTCCGTATGCAAAGTGCTTCCAAATCTAAAGGCTCTGATGATAAGAGAATCATATGAGCTAGAAGAAATATTCAAAAGTGAAGGTGATGATCAAAATCTTGAGATTCCAAATCTGAATGTTGTAGCATTCATCAATCTGCCAAACCTCTGCAAAGATCAGGAAGTGCATTTTGAGGGTGTAAATTATCGTCTTGTACGTAATTGTCATAAACTCTCTCTGACTTCAGCGTCAAAATCCGACCGGATTGGTaacattatttattttgttgacaAAATAG ATACTGAAATCTTTATGGAATTGTCGATTCTATTGCAACCATTAAAAGAAGTGTACAAAAGCCAGTACACCTGTAATGAAAATACAAGTTCAGAAATCACTCAAGAATTTGCAGCTGGGGTTGAAGCGGAAACAACACCAGGACAGATATTGACTTCTTCACAG GTGTTGATGAATGAACAATCAATGGATCAACAACTTTTGATGAACCAACAACACTCACTTCGAGAAACTGATGATACTACCATCAAACCACAG TTGGCTGGTTctactacacaagaaaaataTTTAGCAGCAAATTCGTCTTCCATTTCAGAAACAAAGAATGAGCCACCTATACAATTAGTTGCTCCTAAACAAAAG GGTATTGAAATAAGTGATGAAGAAGGAATTACATCAACTAATGTTGAGACTTTAACATCCTCAACTCATTCAAAATCAGACAGTTCATCATCACCTCATTTGGAATTAGTCAGTTCGTCATCAGATCCATTAATTACTTCTGAGTTTAAACCATCTTCAGAG AAAGATGGTGATTGCCAAATAGCCACAACCTCTTTGCCCATTGCCACTTCGGAGAAATTTTTTGAAGGTGAAGTGTCTTTGAATATATTTCCAGAGAGCAATGATGAAG TTTCTCTAAATGATGATGCTTTCATAAAAGTAATAAGCTCAAATGTTAAGGAAGAGAATCCTAAGGAGGGTGACATAGGAGTTTCCAAATCTAATCCCTCTTCTAGCATCATATCCACTATTGCATCTCAGTTTCCTTCAATTTCTTCCAAAG AAGAACCTTCTCAAATGGATGAAGATTTAAGTTCAACTTTGGCTGTCACAAGGGAGCTCGAGCAACTAGCTTCCAAGCAGCATTTGAATCACGAGAACTTATATTTGTTGAATGATTTCCTTGCCAAGCATCCTTCTCTTTGTCTAAGAGATAATTCGCTTAGTAATAGATACAAGGGCTATGCCTACAACTTACTAGCTGAGCTATTGAAATTCCTCCAAACGCACAGTGTGCTTGATGTATTGGGCTCACGCCGGTCTGAACTTGTTGAGTTATTACAAGATGTGCGCAGCTTTGCTTTTGATAAAGATTGGTTAGATGGTGTCGAAAGGCGTATTATTCATCAAGAGGCGGTTTTAAATGCCCCTATTGGCTATTAG